Within Porites lutea chromosome 2, jaPorLute2.1, whole genome shotgun sequence, the genomic segment TTATGACTGGCGTGTTCAGTCATCAGGTACCCATGATACTCTTCGGTCCATCCAGACGGACAGTCATTCCTTGCGGGCATCATTAGCATTGAGCCACGTGACTTGACAAAGCAGACAACACAGGGAGCATCATAGTCGTGGatatttcttttgaaaacaGTGCCAACGAACGAACTTACTTGATATTCAGTGCCGTACATATATCCCCCACCCTGGACGCCATTTTTGTATCTGTCATACTTTGGATTATGTGGAAGGCAAAGGTAGTTTGCACCACCTCCATAGTGATTGTAATACTCTCCACCCATTATACCTGTATGAAGTAAACGGAGAATAATCAAGTAAGATCATTTAGTCACATTATTATGCCTTGTACTCGCTATCTGTCTTTCACTAGCTAAGGGCCTACAGTAGATTTTGGAAATCCGCGCAAACGACAGATTAATTAGTTATCTGATAGTAATGTATGAGTTCCAAGAGCGATGTTAAACTGTGTTCCGTTCGACGATGTGtttgtaattttgtttgtttggttttttttttcacctcgACCTGGATCACTGATTCCGGAGATTACactatcacaaaaacctcatgcaataatttttgttataaaggtttttgagaaaaatgttcCAGTGCTCTTATCTGCAGCTTAGGTATCAGCATCACACATTGATCTATCACCAGATGCTTGAATTATTGGGAATAGGAACTTGTTTACGGGTATcgctttcaaatttttcaagGTTATGTCCTTAGCACTAAgtgcgtttttttgtttgtttacctttATAGACTATCTGTGCCCCGCTAGGACATGTGGTCCTTCCCCAGCGCACATACTTCACCCCTGAACTGCCAGACCCGTCCTGTCCCCTTTGCCCTTTAGGTCCTTGAAGTCCTTTGGCTCCAGTCTTTCCAACAGGTCCTTGATCCCCCTTAGGACCTGGAGGGCCTGGAAATGGCTTGTTGGTGCCAGGTTTCCCCTGTTCCCCTATAAAGAAATGGTGGGGTTTTTAAACAGTATCATTTGTCTGAGCGATTTTGGTTTGCTCTCTTCGCGATCCGAATCTTTAACGTATGCAAAGCAAAGTGCTCTTAGCACACATTTTTGCCTTGGTATATGGAAAGAGTGTTACTGTATTGCGATTGGTGAAAagcttatttttaattattgaggatatttttattttatttttaagatagAATATTTCATTGTGTGCCTTTGGGGCCTGATGGTCCAGGTGATCCAGGAGGGCCAGGTGGTCCAACTCTCTCCTTGCCTGTATGTTGACCACGCTGTCCTAGAGTagagagtgaaaaaaaaggatTACAGGGatggggtaggtgggcagtttccggGAATCATGTCGCACACACTGCCTCCTCCttaggcgcttcgtttttcgcacaaAGGCGAccgcgaaacgcgagtgactggtaaCGAAGcccaagggaccatgggaaggtaAAAGAAGAGAGGAGAAGCGACGTCTTGGCAGTTTTCTctttcccgccttcctttgcgcgcaaattTTTATCGAGAGAGAGGGATCTCTGGGTAAGAGGCAGTTGCAGACATGTTCATTTGTCGCAATTTTTGCACCATGATCGAGTCAAATATAGTTAAATAAGTGGGAACCTTTGTCCGTGGTGACAAATATGTCTTCCAAGGTTTACATTCAAAGTTACAAACAACAGAAATCAACAGCTTTGAATCGGCTCCTGCTTTGACTGAAAAAGGTCAGGATGAACAGTTCTCAAAAACCCTCAATATTGCAGTCAGTTTCCTCTTTTTCGACAATTTGCACATCCATTCCTCTTTTAGGGAACTTTTCGTcaatgttttcactgttttaatGCTCGCTCAATTTTGGAGGCCAGGTCCTTTGCGCTGAATTTCCTGGCACAGCTCCTTTAGGCATTCGCTGCCCGTTTAGATTGCTGAATTGTTTtagaaatttcctttgtctgcAATGATTGGCCATTACAATAATTAATCACCACAATACACCAACCTAAAATGTAACGCATGAGAGAATCGATTAAGTCTCCAGATCGAGGAGGTATGCGCAGAAGGGCATCAAGTCTGGGAAAGATCAAGGAAATAACCAAAGTCAAATTTTAGCTGAGGCAGTAGGTTAATGTTAAGCCAGCAGTGGGAGAAACTGATAGACGTTACTTGCGATTTTTGCGGTATTTGCTTCTCAAATCGCTTCTTGGCCTTCCCTCTTTCTAAGTCGAGAATTTTGTCAAATTTGGAAATCTTGCTATTCTTGCTATATTTTGCAAAAGTCAAAATCCTTTttacttttgtaatttttgcagAATTTGCTACATTTCTGATATTAgtttcctttaaattttttttgttaaaattgcgaaaacaatttgctagCAAGATTGATCCTGGGCATAAGCAATGGTCAATGGAAATTGGACATTCGTGCATGCGATGATTTTCTTGAGTAACTACTAAAAAATTCCTTCCGGTTACCGGTCATCTCGCCCCCAAGTCATTTCGCCCGGTTACTTAGCCCCCTACTCTAGAACGAGGCATATTATATTTGAAGCGCGCTAAATGACTCGAAAATAGGGGGCTAAGTAACCGGggcgaaatgaccggttaccTTGCTTCCCAGTGCGCAATTCCCAATGCCCGAAACAACCTTCACTGAACCAGCTCTTAATGCCACTGAAATGCTTGCTATATCAGCGAGACTGTTTTCATGATCAATCTTCATAAGAAATACAGTCTCTCCAAAGGATAAAGGATAAACGTATGTAATTAAAGCTTTTTCTAGAACGTTATAAAAAAGAGATGCACATAATGATCGAACTGACAAAACCCGTATATTAAACCTCTTCTCTATTTCCTGCAATCGCCTTGTACTCTTATTATGCCTGCAAGAGAGGAGAAAAGATTTTCGGTGAGGGTGTTAAAAAAGTGAGTGACTTTCCGCAACAACAAGAAACACACGAAAATTTGCGCTGCATGAGCGTTTAACTAGACTACATCAAAACCAAAATCTACAAAAACGCCCCCCAATAAACTCAATATCCTTTTTTGTTCCTAACAAGATAAATAAGAGACCCATTGAAAAAAGTTCTCGCGAAAAATAACGCCTCAAAGCTAGCCTGTTCCTGGCGTTCAGATTGTGGAGTGCTGCGCGAAGTCTGCTTTTCCTGCTGACTCTTCTTTGCGCTGTCCCCATTTTCTTAACAACTGGAAGGAACAgggtttatattttatttatgtattttacaTTTGCCAcatagaataaatattacagaaagaaaaggaaaaagatatATACATTATTACTAAGACTGCAAATTTAAAGGGCGGGAAAAGCTTCAAAAATagtccaaaaaaattaaatgtaatattaagtgacttaacttttgtaatagatagagtggcgaggaagcccattAGAAGCTAAATAGCTTGTAGAAATTGGGCTCCTCATACTTAATTATGATTTAATGTAAGCTGTCATATGGTCAAGCGAGTTTAATTTAGAGCTCTCTCGATAAGGTATTTTTTAAATGAAGTCTTGAAACTAGAGTAACTTGTCAGTTCCGTAAGATTATGGGGAAGGGGAGTTTCATAGGCTAGGTCCTAGATGGAGGATTGTGAACTGTTTAATGTTTGTTCTACAGAAATGTGGTGGGTAGTTATTAGCATTTCGAGTATTAAATGTGTGTACTTGGCGATTACTAAAGGTGGTGTTAAACGTATGAGGAAAGAGGTTATTGTGGTACGAGTACATAAAACACGCAACAAAGAACGCATTAATAATGTTAAAGCTGTCAAGGATATTAAGGGTACCTTAAAGTAGGTTAGAGACCTGCATGTTTAATCTACTTTGTAGGGCAATACACATGTACATTATATGAATAGTACAGGTATACATGATAAAATATTATAACAGAAAAATGGATGCCCAAAAGGGAAAGGCGCGAAGATTTTCGCTTCCTTGCAACacacgtttttcttcttttcttgccTAATAAAAAAAGCGACTCTAATTCCTTCCGCGAAAAGTTTCGCcgtaaaaagaagaaacagtATAAAGCGCGATAAAACATGTGACTTTGGTTGAAATTTTAGTCAGGTTGAAGTCTTAATCCAAATTCAATCAGCTTTCGGAACAACAAAGGTACGCGTCCTGTGACTCGCCTTTCTTCCATGGTCTTCAGTCGTTTTTCAAAGTCTTGCTTGTGGGTTGCATTGTTTCTTACGGCTCTTCGCTCGCGATTCAGGACAGATTGTTTATCATCAGATTCTCGGGCACTAGAGCTGCTATCTACCTCCTGCTGTTGTCCAATCAAAGAATCTTCCATAGCAGAAATATGAACCCAAGTGACACCACACAATATTAACGACACAGCCAAGAAGTGCAAACCGGTGCGAGGTGTGCTAATTGCCGGTGGAAATTTCATTGCGTACCGAATGAGAATTCCTTACTCGCAGCCAAaggagacaaaacaactttcaaTGAAATTGTTGTATGTGTACGTTTTTGATATCAAAGATAATTTTAATGAGATAAGGTCGAGAACTTTTTCGAGTTTGTGACGTAGCAGCCTATGGGCGCATGGTACAAcgaaaaaattataataacagTCTCGCGTCGGGATGACGATAACTGGGCGtttaagggggagggggtaaggCAGTGGACATTAGTGCGGGGCATTTTTGGACAACAGCAAACTGATGCATTTTCATATTACTAAATATTTTGTGGAACGGCACTCGTGACGTTATTTAAGAGAGAGAAGGACAAATCGTAGAAAAGAGTGTCAATTGTGATCATTTAAACTCTGCTCATAACTACTAGCAAATTACACGTCAcattttgatcttttaaaacTGAGAAGTTGTGCAGATTTTGCAAGAGAGCAGGTAGGAGAAAGCATAATTCGAAGTACGAAGTATCTACCACGTTTTAAAAGCAG encodes:
- the LOC140927642 gene encoding short-chain collagen C4-like; the protein is FFIGEQGKPGTNKPFPGPPGPKGDQGPVGKTGAKGLQGPKGQRGQDGSGSSGVKYVRWGRTTCPSGAQIVYKGIMGGEYYNHYGGGANYLCLPHNPKYDRYKNGVQGGGYMYGTEYQVSSFVGTVFKRNIHDYDAPCVVCFVKSRGSMLMMPARNDCPSGWTEEYHGYLMTEHASHKHSRDFICLDGDPEYVPGSQANRNGALLYPVEGRCGSLPCLPYVEGRELTCAVCTE
- the LOC140927641 gene encoding uncharacterized protein produces the protein MKFPPAISTPRTGLHFLAVSLILCGVTWVHISAMEDSLIGQQQEVDSSSSARESDDKQSVLNRERRAVRNNATHKQDFEKRLKTMEERHNKSTRRLQEIEKRLDALLRIPPRSGDLIDSLMRYILGQRGQHTGKERVGPPGPPGSPGPSGPKGTQ